In the genome of Echinimonas agarilytica, one region contains:
- a CDS encoding TusE/DsrC/DsvC family sulfur relay protein: MPNGDVLTLDKHGYLANVNDWSETVATEFAKLENIELSAEHWEVVNFVRQFYLEFDTSPAIRMLIKALSKQWPEEKANSRYLYRLFKKGPAKQATRIAGLPKPAKCI; the protein is encoded by the coding sequence ATGCCAAACGGTGATGTTTTAACACTCGACAAACACGGCTACCTCGCCAATGTAAATGACTGGTCTGAAACGGTCGCCACTGAATTTGCTAAACTCGAAAACATTGAGCTTTCAGCTGAGCACTGGGAAGTGGTGAACTTTGTTCGACAATTCTATTTAGAATTTGATACCAGCCCCGCCATTCGAATGCTGATTAAAGCATTGTCAAAACAGTGGCCAGAAGAAAAAGCCAATAGCCGTTATTTGTATCGTTTGTTTAAAAAAGGCCCTGCGAAGCAGGCCACCCGGATTGCAGGTTTGCCCAAACCAGCAAAGTGTATCTAA
- a CDS encoding prepilin-type N-terminal cleavage/methylation domain-containing protein, protein MLYVRTKSQGFTLIEIVVVVVILGVLAVTAAPRFLSFKTDARISALEGIAASLDTATSLIQSKAVIMGKENQLMGTTLAFDNISLTIYNQGVPREVWNGGFIQLIEGQFNYLGRAAATMPTLCTNAQMCIIDNLIVENVITGKGGYGIFFFPEGKSLSEKDCFAYYAFELSNVGNGELVYKETGTVTTGC, encoded by the coding sequence ATGCTATATGTTCGAACTAAGTCTCAGGGTTTTACACTTATAGAAATCGTGGTTGTTGTCGTCATTCTGGGCGTTTTAGCCGTGACTGCAGCCCCACGCTTTCTCAGCTTCAAAACTGACGCTCGTATCTCTGCTCTAGAAGGCATTGCAGCTAGTCTAGATACCGCAACGTCATTAATTCAATCCAAAGCAGTGATCATGGGTAAAGAAAACCAATTAATGGGGACCACGCTTGCTTTCGATAACATTAGCTTGACTATCTATAATCAGGGCGTGCCACGCGAAGTGTGGAATGGCGGTTTCATCCAGCTCATTGAAGGGCAATTCAATTACTTAGGCAGAGCAGCCGCGACAATGCCAACTCTCTGCACAAACGCACAAATGTGTATCATTGATAACTTGATTGTCGAGAATGTCATTACTGGCAAGGGCGGATACGGTATTTTCTTCTTCCCCGAAGGAAAGAGCCTCTCAGAGAAAGATTGCTTTGCCTATTATGCATTTGAATTAAGCAACGTTGGCAACGGTGAACTCGTATATAAAGAAACCGGCACTGTCACAACGGGGTGCTAG
- the lrp gene encoding leucine-responsive transcriptional regulator Lrp, translating to MPNKPLDRIDRKILTELQNNGRMSNVELSRCVGLSATPCLERVKRLEQQGVITGYQANIDPAKVGSSLLVIIEVTLDRSSPDVFEKFNKAVFQLDEILECYLVSGSFDYLMKTRVSDMSAYRAMLSHTLLKLPGVSDTRTYVVMEEVQAKTTLQIK from the coding sequence ATGCCAAACAAACCACTTGATCGAATTGATCGGAAAATTCTTACAGAGCTTCAAAATAACGGGCGAATGTCTAATGTTGAGCTGTCTCGCTGCGTTGGCCTTTCGGCGACACCTTGTTTGGAACGTGTAAAACGGCTCGAACAACAAGGCGTCATTACCGGATATCAAGCCAATATCGACCCTGCAAAGGTTGGCAGTAGTTTGTTAGTAATTATTGAGGTTACGCTTGATCGTTCAAGCCCCGATGTATTCGAAAAATTCAACAAAGCAGTGTTTCAGTTGGACGAGATATTGGAATGCTATTTGGTGAGCGGGAGTTTTGATTACCTGATGAAAACTCGGGTGTCTGATATGTCGGCGTATCGGGCAATGCTCAGCCATACTTTGCTTAAATTACCCGGTGTTAGCGACACCCGAACTTACGTAGTCATGGAAGAAGTACAGGCTAAAACAACCCTACAAATTAAATAG
- the serS gene encoding serine--tRNA ligase: protein MLDAKLLRNDLDNVVAQLARKGFEFDKDGFLALESRRKDLQVETETLQNERNVRSKGIGKAKAAGEDIAPLLAEVGELGSKLDSAKIELTELQDKLNDLLLGVPNLPAADVPDGKDEDDNVEVSRWGTPREFDFEVQDHVDVGATNNGLDFETAVKVSGSRFIIMRGEMARLNRALSQFMLDLHTQEHGYTECYVPYLVNSDSLFGTGQLPKFAEDLFHTQPATEEGVGMSLIPTAEVPLTNTVRDTILDFSALPVKLTAHTPCFRSEAGSYGRDTRGLIRQHQFDKVELVQVVEPSKSMDALEELTGQAEKVLQLLNLPYRKVVLCTGDMTFGAQKTYDLEVWLPSQDTYREISSCSNMGDFQARRMQARYRAEGAKKPDLLHTLNGSGLAVGRTLVAILENYQRADGKVDVPEVLVPYMGGKQVIG from the coding sequence ATGTTAGACGCTAAGTTACTCAGAAATGATTTGGACAATGTTGTTGCACAGCTTGCCCGCAAAGGATTTGAATTTGATAAAGATGGTTTCTTAGCGCTGGAATCCCGTCGTAAAGATCTTCAAGTTGAAACCGAAACCTTGCAGAACGAGCGTAATGTTCGTTCAAAAGGCATTGGCAAAGCTAAGGCCGCCGGTGAAGATATTGCGCCATTGTTAGCCGAAGTGGGTGAATTGGGTAGCAAATTAGATTCTGCTAAGATTGAACTGACAGAGCTTCAAGACAAGTTGAATGATCTTTTGTTGGGCGTACCCAACTTGCCTGCTGCTGACGTGCCAGATGGTAAAGACGAAGATGACAACGTAGAAGTAAGCCGTTGGGGAACGCCACGTGAATTCGATTTTGAAGTTCAGGATCATGTTGATGTGGGCGCAACGAACAATGGTTTAGACTTTGAAACTGCAGTGAAAGTCAGTGGTTCCCGGTTTATCATCATGCGCGGTGAAATGGCGCGTCTGAACCGTGCTCTATCTCAATTTATGTTAGATCTTCACACGCAAGAGCACGGTTATACTGAGTGTTACGTTCCGTATCTAGTGAATTCAGACAGCTTGTTTGGAACCGGCCAGTTACCCAAGTTCGCAGAAGACTTGTTTCACACTCAGCCGGCCACTGAAGAAGGTGTGGGGATGTCACTGATTCCAACTGCCGAAGTGCCATTGACCAATACCGTCAGAGACACTATTTTAGATTTCTCTGCACTACCGGTGAAACTCACAGCACACACGCCATGTTTCCGTTCTGAAGCCGGTTCATACGGCCGCGACACTCGTGGGCTTATCCGTCAGCATCAGTTTGATAAAGTTGAATTGGTGCAGGTGGTTGAGCCATCAAAGTCGATGGACGCGTTGGAGGAGCTCACAGGCCAGGCTGAAAAAGTGCTTCAACTGCTTAACTTACCCTATCGCAAGGTCGTGTTGTGTACCGGTGACATGACATTCGGAGCGCAAAAAACTTACGACTTGGAGGTCTGGTTACCGTCACAAGACACTTACCGTGAAATATCCTCATGTTCGAATATGGGTGATTTCCAAGCACGTCGCATGCAAGCTCGTTATCGTGCAGAAGGCGCTAAAAAACCTGATTTACTCCATACGCTTAACGGTTCAGGTTTAGCTGTAGGGCGGACGTTAGTCGCTATTTTAGAAAATTATCAGCGCGCTGATGGAAAAGTAGATGTGCCAGAAGTACTCGTGCCTTATATGGGCGGAAAACAAGTAATTGGCTAA
- a CDS encoding DsrH/TusB family sulfur relay protein, translating to MSSESKSILYVVRSETPPAWSQHVSSADSILLVENGVYLHASEHFRTARVYVLTSDVVARAITTQAQLVDHDDWVKLSLSHDQIIRL from the coding sequence ATGTCATCAGAGTCTAAATCGATACTTTACGTGGTTCGTTCTGAAACACCGCCAGCATGGTCCCAACACGTGTCCTCTGCGGATTCCATATTATTGGTGGAAAATGGCGTGTATTTGCATGCCAGTGAGCATTTTCGGACTGCTCGTGTATATGTTCTGACATCGGATGTAGTGGCTCGGGCCATCACAACCCAAGCTCAGTTGGTAGACCACGACGACTGGGTTAAACTGTCGCTCTCACACGATCAAATCATCCGTCTATGA
- a CDS encoding DNA translocase FtsK — MTGLQRLFEAGLLLFSVAALFLLIALVTFHPGDPGWSQSSFHGDIHNAAGSAGAWCADFLLFMFGWSAYFAPILIALLGWALFNHRYNMTKLDYLSLSLRMIGSVSLLLGLTGLSSINFDDLYNFSSGGLFGDLVAQSFLPVFGLGGSLLLLTALVVLAFNLLSGWSLVMLAERLGEKVCRAADWLWQWPQQWLEQRRNEQEEAEQEQVDDMQTEALNSVAPAPEVEAEEEKPAMSSLLKDLLGGAKEEVIAERKEPSLEDSSSAEPTDMPPLAAPPSPSAQETEGDEFVVQDGTVYHKDQLNPDIPPMAPLPSLELLDKPQKRENPITQEELDAVSALVEAKLLDFNIQAKVVGVFPGPVITRFELDLAPGIKVSKLTNLSKDLARSLSALSVRVVEVIPGKTYVGIEIPNKHREIVRLSEVLVSEKFDEAKSPLTMVLGGDIAGQPVVVDLAKMPHLLVAGTTGSGKSVGVNVMIVSLLYKSSPEEVRFIMIDPKMLELSVYEGIPHLLAEVVTDMKEASNALRWCVGEMERRYKLMSAMGVRNLDGFNKKVRDAREAGQPLFDPLWKETDQFESEAPMLETLPRIVVVVDEFADMMMIVGKKVEELIARIAQKARAAGIHLILATQRPSVDVITGLIKANIPTRMAFQVSSRIDSRTILDQQGAENLLGQGDMLYLPPGSGVPTRVHGAFVDDHEVHAVVSDWKVRGKPNYLKEILSGEGSEDIVMPGEKTSEEEDYDPLYDEAVAFVCETRRGSISSVQRKLKIGYNRAARIIEQMEVDGIVSQPGNNGNREVLAPPPVKD; from the coding sequence ATGACTGGCTTACAACGGCTCTTTGAAGCTGGCTTATTACTTTTTTCTGTAGCGGCGCTATTCCTACTGATTGCCCTTGTTACTTTTCATCCTGGGGATCCGGGTTGGTCTCAAAGCAGTTTTCACGGCGACATACACAATGCCGCTGGCTCTGCTGGTGCTTGGTGCGCCGATTTTCTATTGTTCATGTTTGGCTGGTCTGCTTACTTTGCCCCTATTTTAATTGCGTTGTTAGGCTGGGCTTTGTTCAATCACAGATACAACATGACTAAATTAGATTACCTTTCTTTAAGTTTAAGAATGATAGGCAGTGTGAGTTTGTTGCTCGGTTTAACCGGCTTGTCCAGTATCAACTTTGATGATCTGTACAACTTCAGTTCAGGCGGATTGTTTGGCGATCTTGTTGCACAGTCATTTCTACCTGTGTTTGGTTTAGGAGGTAGTTTACTGCTGCTTACGGCACTCGTGGTGCTGGCATTTAACCTCTTGTCGGGCTGGTCGCTGGTGATGCTGGCGGAACGGCTGGGGGAAAAAGTATGTCGCGCTGCAGACTGGCTATGGCAATGGCCACAGCAATGGTTAGAACAGCGCCGAAATGAGCAAGAAGAAGCCGAGCAAGAGCAGGTTGATGATATGCAAACCGAGGCGTTGAACTCGGTGGCGCCCGCACCTGAAGTCGAAGCTGAAGAAGAGAAACCGGCCATGAGTAGCTTGCTTAAAGATCTTCTTGGCGGCGCTAAAGAAGAGGTCATTGCAGAGCGAAAAGAGCCGTCTCTCGAAGACAGCAGCTCAGCAGAGCCGACAGACATGCCACCTTTGGCAGCTCCACCAAGTCCATCGGCTCAAGAAACTGAAGGCGACGAATTTGTGGTGCAAGACGGGACGGTTTATCACAAAGATCAACTGAACCCAGATATTCCTCCTATGGCACCTTTGCCATCGCTTGAGCTATTAGATAAACCGCAGAAGCGAGAAAATCCGATCACGCAGGAAGAGCTCGATGCCGTGTCTGCGTTGGTCGAAGCGAAGTTACTCGATTTCAATATTCAAGCCAAAGTGGTGGGTGTCTTTCCTGGCCCTGTGATCACGCGTTTTGAGCTTGATTTAGCGCCAGGTATTAAAGTGTCGAAGCTCACTAATCTATCGAAAGATTTGGCGCGCAGTTTGTCCGCCCTTAGCGTTCGTGTGGTTGAGGTGATCCCAGGTAAAACTTACGTTGGTATTGAAATTCCAAACAAACATCGTGAAATTGTTCGACTCAGTGAAGTTTTGGTTTCTGAAAAATTCGACGAGGCGAAGTCACCTTTAACGATGGTGTTGGGAGGCGATATCGCCGGTCAACCCGTAGTGGTGGACCTTGCAAAAATGCCGCACTTACTGGTGGCAGGTACAACCGGCTCGGGTAAGTCTGTTGGGGTCAACGTGATGATTGTGAGCTTGCTATACAAAAGCTCACCAGAGGAAGTTCGTTTCATTATGATCGACCCCAAAATGTTGGAGTTGTCGGTGTATGAAGGCATTCCTCATTTGTTGGCCGAAGTTGTCACCGATATGAAGGAGGCATCGAATGCATTGCGCTGGTGTGTGGGCGAAATGGAGCGACGCTATAAATTGATGTCAGCTATGGGCGTTCGTAATCTAGATGGCTTTAATAAAAAGGTACGTGACGCGCGCGAAGCCGGTCAGCCGCTGTTCGATCCGTTGTGGAAAGAAACCGACCAGTTTGAAAGCGAAGCGCCTATGCTTGAAACACTGCCACGCATTGTTGTTGTTGTGGATGAATTTGCTGACATGATGATGATTGTTGGCAAAAAAGTTGAAGAGCTTATTGCGCGTATTGCCCAAAAAGCCCGCGCGGCGGGTATTCACCTTATTTTGGCAACGCAACGTCCAAGTGTAGATGTGATCACTGGCCTGATCAAAGCCAACATTCCAACTCGCATGGCATTCCAAGTTTCATCGCGTATTGACTCCAGAACGATTCTCGACCAACAAGGGGCAGAGAACTTGTTGGGGCAGGGCGATATGCTGTATCTACCGCCTGGATCTGGCGTACCTACGCGAGTTCACGGAGCATTTGTTGATGACCATGAAGTTCATGCCGTTGTCAGTGATTGGAAAGTTCGTGGCAAGCCTAACTACTTAAAAGAAATTTTGAGTGGTGAAGGCAGTGAAGACATTGTTATGCCTGGCGAAAAAACCAGTGAAGAGGAAGATTATGATCCGCTATACGACGAAGCGGTAGCGTTTGTGTGCGAAACACGACGCGGTTCTATCTCAAGTGTGCAGCGTAAACTTAAAATTGGTTATAACCGCGCGGCACGAATTATTGAACAAATGGAAGTGGATGGTATTGTTTCGCAGCCGGGTAATAACGGTAACCGCGAAGTCCTTGCTCCTCCACCGGTAAAAGATTAA
- the lolA gene encoding outer membrane lipoprotein chaperone LolA, translating to MTVIKRFVGRTVMTSAALLLSSLVSFSAIADRESEIQLQDYLSSMKGFQADFKQTVFDEKQSLLQQSSGQLMIKHPNKLRWEVQIPDEELLLSDGVTLWLYSPFLEQVSVFDLEQSISQSPFMLLTSDDPDVWREYSIEKNDKGYRITPNNVTNVAWLQVNLNADVIESIIMLDSQSKRTVFTLSNFAKTAPEDDNLFTFVVPDGVDVDDQRP from the coding sequence ATGACAGTAATTAAACGTTTTGTAGGCCGCACGGTGATGACCAGCGCAGCGCTCTTATTAAGTAGTTTGGTGTCTTTTAGCGCAATAGCCGACCGCGAATCTGAAATTCAACTGCAAGACTATTTGTCGAGTATGAAGGGGTTTCAAGCAGACTTTAAGCAAACTGTTTTCGACGAAAAACAAAGTTTGCTTCAGCAGTCGTCTGGCCAATTGATGATTAAACACCCCAATAAACTCCGTTGGGAAGTTCAAATCCCAGATGAAGAGTTGTTGCTTTCTGATGGCGTGACGTTATGGCTTTACAGTCCATTTTTAGAGCAAGTGAGTGTGTTTGATTTGGAACAGTCCATTTCCCAATCACCTTTTATGTTGCTCACCAGTGACGATCCCGATGTTTGGCGAGAGTATTCCATTGAGAAAAACGATAAAGGCTACCGAATTACGCCGAACAATGTAACCAACGTAGCTTGGCTCCAAGTCAATTTAAATGCTGATGTGATCGAATCAATTATCATGCTCGACTCTCAAAGTAAGCGCACAGTATTTACATTAAGTAATTTCGCCAAAACAGCGCCTGAAGACGACAACCTTTTCACCTTTGTTGTTCCCGACGGTGTTGACGTTGATGATCAACGTCCTTAG
- a CDS encoding replication-associated recombination protein A, with protein MNNDLFGHAQHQPLAARMRPKRLEDYVGQQHILGQGKGLRRSLEAGQCHSMILWGPPGTGKTTLAEIIAFYADSHVERISAVSAGVKDIRAAITNAQSKSSRTLLFIDEVHRFNKSQQDALLPFIEDGTVTFIGATTENPSFELNNALLSRARVYLLKSLTTDDLNVVIDRALTSEEGLQLGLEHLTNDARTALIRASQGDARRLLNTLEIAHDLASVNEHGQAIVSLESIQEAAGEQAVAADKQGDRYYDLLSAFHKSIRGSSPDGALYWFACMLESGMDPLLAARRLLAIASEDVGNADPKAMQVALSAWDCFHRVGPAEGERAIAQAAVYMAVAPKSNAVYTAYKAARAAVRELGTLEVPLHLRNAPTELMKEMGCNDGYRYAHDEPLGFAAGENYLPDRLKDVAFYQPTERGLEKKITEKMAWMDELNKNAANKRHK; from the coding sequence ATGAATAACGACCTATTTGGTCATGCTCAACATCAACCGTTGGCCGCTCGCATGCGGCCCAAACGATTGGAAGACTATGTTGGCCAGCAGCACATATTAGGGCAAGGCAAAGGCTTGCGTCGCTCGCTTGAAGCGGGCCAGTGCCACTCAATGATTTTGTGGGGTCCTCCGGGGACGGGAAAGACCACGTTAGCAGAAATCATAGCCTTCTACGCCGACTCTCACGTTGAGCGTATCTCTGCAGTGAGTGCCGGGGTTAAAGATATTCGCGCGGCAATTACCAACGCGCAGAGTAAATCTTCGCGTACCTTATTGTTTATTGATGAGGTCCATCGTTTCAACAAATCGCAGCAAGACGCCTTACTGCCGTTTATTGAAGATGGCACAGTTACATTTATTGGTGCAACTACAGAAAACCCATCCTTTGAACTGAATAACGCACTGCTTTCGAGGGCACGAGTTTATCTGCTCAAGTCATTAACGACGGATGATCTAAACGTTGTGATTGACCGAGCTTTGACCTCAGAAGAAGGCCTTCAACTTGGTTTAGAGCACCTAACAAACGATGCTCGAACAGCGCTGATTAGAGCGTCACAAGGTGACGCCAGACGGCTACTCAATACGCTTGAGATTGCACACGATCTAGCCTCGGTTAATGAGCACGGCCAAGCTATTGTGAGCCTCGAATCTATTCAAGAGGCTGCTGGCGAACAAGCGGTGGCAGCCGACAAGCAAGGCGACCGATATTATGATTTATTATCGGCATTTCATAAGTCGATTCGCGGCTCATCACCCGATGGTGCTTTGTATTGGTTTGCATGCATGCTTGAAAGTGGGATGGATCCGTTGCTTGCAGCGCGCCGCTTATTAGCTATTGCATCAGAAGATGTTGGTAATGCCGACCCCAAAGCGATGCAAGTCGCGTTGTCGGCATGGGACTGCTTTCACCGTGTTGGCCCCGCCGAAGGCGAACGCGCCATTGCTCAGGCTGCGGTGTACATGGCTGTTGCCCCAAAAAGTAACGCTGTGTATACCGCATATAAAGCAGCGCGAGCGGCAGTTCGAGAACTTGGCACGCTAGAGGTGCCCTTGCATTTGCGCAATGCGCCCACCGAATTGATGAAGGAAATGGGGTGCAACGACGGGTATCGATATGCGCATGATGAGCCGCTCGGTTTTGCTGCAGGCGAGAATTATTTGCCAGATAGGCTCAAAGATGTTGCTTTTTATCAGCCCACAGAACGCGGACTCGAAAAGAAAATAACTGAAAAGATGGCGTGGATGGATGAGTTGAACAAAAATGCGGCTAACAAGCGCCATAAGTAG
- the tusC gene encoding sulfurtransferase complex subunit TusC — protein MVLIWSTQSPIGDVAARETLDAALAFAAYDQAVTLLLSDAGVMQLQSMPNAKQAGAKNMSKLMKALPMYDIDNVYACQTSLSRFSIDTQQCVTPVQTATTDDIHALILGATHVIRV, from the coding sequence ATGGTTTTAATTTGGAGTACTCAATCACCAATTGGCGACGTTGCAGCCCGCGAGACGCTCGATGCTGCGTTGGCATTTGCGGCCTACGATCAGGCTGTAACATTGCTACTATCTGACGCTGGCGTCATGCAATTACAATCGATGCCGAACGCCAAACAAGCCGGCGCAAAAAACATGTCAAAATTGATGAAAGCACTCCCGATGTACGACATCGACAATGTTTATGCATGCCAAACAAGCTTAAGTCGCTTCTCTATCGATACTCAGCAATGCGTCACACCGGTTCAAACTGCAACTACAGACGACATTCATGCGCTGATATTAGGAGCGACTCATGTCATCAGAGTCTAA
- the tusD gene encoding sulfurtransferase complex subunit TusD, producing MTTFTLLIDSSPERYNAHFNAISFCRSALEQGHQIQQIFFFQDAVRIADSRLDLPADEWDPQVHWQQLATSHNLNLEICSAASQRRGLGGAESLEEAEEAEQAQLAEGFKIGGLGVLVKASISSDRVIQF from the coding sequence ATGACTACTTTTACGCTTCTTATCGATAGTTCTCCTGAACGATACAACGCACATTTCAATGCCATTTCGTTTTGCCGTTCGGCACTTGAACAAGGGCATCAAATTCAACAAATATTCTTCTTTCAAGATGCGGTGCGCATTGCCGATTCTCGACTTGATCTCCCCGCCGACGAATGGGACCCGCAAGTACATTGGCAACAGCTCGCAACATCTCACAATCTAAATTTAGAAATTTGCAGTGCTGCCTCTCAGCGTCGAGGGTTAGGCGGCGCTGAATCTTTAGAGGAAGCAGAGGAAGCAGAGCAAGCACAACTTGCAGAGGGCTTTAAGATTGGCGGTTTAGGTGTATTAGTGAAAGCATCCATTTCATCAGACCGAGTGATACAATTCTAA
- the ald gene encoding alanine dehydrogenase, whose protein sequence is MLIGVPTEIKNHEYRVGMVPASVRELTQRGHQVLVQTGAGLGIGFADSEYQAAGADIASDAASVFATSDMIVKVKEPQAVERAMLREGQILFTYLHLAPDPEQTTDLVDSKAVCIAYETVTDNTGGLPLLAPMSEVAGRMSIQAGAQALERSRKGRGMLLGGVPGVEPAKVVIIGGGMVGANAAQMAIGTGANVVILDRSIPVLRRLNAQFGNAITTVYSTTEAIEKHVLDADLVIGGVLIPGAAAPKLVTAEHIRDMKNGAAIVDVAIDQGGCIETSVATTHDEPTYVVDGVVHYCVANMPGAVPLTSTFALNNATLPYIIELADKGYKRALTENSHLMNGLNVINGQITCESVATALNYPFVPAKQALS, encoded by the coding sequence ATGCTAATCGGCGTCCCAACAGAAATTAAAAATCACGAATATCGAGTCGGCATGGTGCCAGCCAGTGTTCGAGAACTCACTCAACGTGGCCATCAAGTGTTGGTCCAAACCGGCGCAGGGTTAGGCATTGGCTTCGCAGACTCCGAATACCAAGCTGCAGGAGCTGATATAGCGTCCGATGCTGCTAGCGTATTTGCAACATCAGATATGATTGTCAAAGTGAAGGAGCCTCAGGCTGTTGAGCGTGCAATGTTACGTGAAGGACAAATCTTGTTTACCTACCTGCACCTTGCCCCTGATCCGGAACAAACCACAGATTTGGTCGACTCCAAAGCTGTTTGCATCGCATATGAAACGGTAACTGACAACACTGGCGGCCTACCGTTGCTTGCCCCTATGTCTGAAGTCGCTGGGCGTATGTCGATTCAAGCTGGTGCGCAAGCGCTTGAACGTTCTCGCAAGGGCCGAGGTATGTTGCTTGGCGGTGTACCAGGCGTTGAACCTGCGAAAGTCGTGATCATTGGTGGCGGCATGGTCGGCGCAAACGCGGCGCAAATGGCAATCGGCACGGGCGCAAATGTTGTCATTCTGGACCGAAGTATTCCGGTACTTCGCCGCTTGAACGCCCAATTCGGCAATGCTATCACCACTGTATACTCAACGACCGAAGCGATTGAGAAGCACGTGCTCGACGCCGATTTGGTGATCGGTGGCGTTCTCATCCCGGGTGCAGCCGCTCCAAAACTCGTCACGGCTGAGCATATCCGAGATATGAAAAATGGAGCAGCCATCGTCGACGTAGCGATTGACCAAGGTGGCTGTATTGAAACATCAGTAGCCACCACACACGACGAACCTACTTACGTAGTTGATGGAGTGGTGCACTATTGCGTTGCTAACATGCCAGGTGCCGTACCACTGACCAGCACATTTGCACTGAACAATGCCACACTGCCCTACATCATCGAGCTGGCCGACAAAGGCTACAAACGCGCCCTCACAGAAAATTCACATCTAATGAATGGCTTGAATGTGATCAACGGTCAAATTACCTGTGAAAGTGTTGCTACGGCATTAAACTACCCGTTCGTACCTGCAAAACAGGCATTGTCATAA
- the ubiT gene encoding ubiquinone anaerobic biosynthesis accessory factor UbiT, with the protein MLNKLAHIALHKGPSVLRYPIQHVPFALQKKPIDAILNRFLKEAIDDGDLEFLEQRWLCIQVSDLDFGIDISVVNNVIVSRASNAHTTADVTFTGNSKDLLILATRYEDPDALFFQRRLQINGNTELGLGIKNVIDGLDWEKLPAFVLKSLEVGTQLLQRSEQYQQSLTSQTLNETQQSSR; encoded by the coding sequence ATGCTAAACAAACTTGCTCACATTGCGCTTCATAAAGGACCTTCAGTCCTAAGATACCCGATTCAACATGTTCCATTTGCACTGCAAAAAAAGCCTATTGACGCCATTCTTAACCGATTCTTGAAAGAAGCAATAGATGATGGTGATTTGGAGTTTTTAGAACAACGCTGGCTTTGTATTCAAGTGTCAGATCTCGACTTTGGCATTGATATTAGTGTGGTCAATAATGTGATTGTCTCTCGCGCAAGCAACGCCCATACCACGGCCGATGTGACCTTCACCGGCAATAGTAAAGATCTATTGATCCTAGCCACTCGTTACGAAGATCCAGATGCTTTGTTTTTCCAACGCCGATTGCAAATTAACGGTAACACTGAATTAGGCTTGGGCATCAAGAATGTGATCGACGGATTGGATTGGGAAAAATTGCCCGCGTTTGTTTTGAAGTCACTAGAGGTTGGAACTCAGTTGTTGCAACGCTCAGAACAATACCAACAAAGTCTCACATCGCAGACGCTGAACGAGACTCAGCAATCTTCACGTTAA
- a CDS encoding Bax inhibitor-1/YccA family protein produces MAQPSMYSPAVEAGSINKMVRNTYSLLGMTLLFSTVTAGVSMAMNLSHIAALVMMLAAFGLLFVVNKKADSASGLGWIFAFTGLMGASLGPMLNAYAAMPNGPSLIMQALGGTALIFFGLSAYAMTTKKDFSFMGGFLMTGLIVAVVASIANIFLQIPALSLAISAAMVLVMSGLILFDTSRIINGGETNYIRATVALYLDVFNLFVHLLHLLGVMNDD; encoded by the coding sequence ATGGCACAACCAAGCATGTATAGCCCAGCAGTGGAAGCTGGTTCCATCAATAAGATGGTTCGTAATACTTATTCACTGTTGGGTATGACTCTACTTTTCAGCACCGTCACAGCCGGCGTATCTATGGCAATGAATTTGAGCCATATTGCTGCTTTAGTAATGATGCTTGCGGCATTCGGTTTGCTATTCGTTGTAAACAAAAAAGCTGACTCTGCATCAGGTCTGGGATGGATCTTTGCATTCACAGGTTTGATGGGAGCCTCGCTTGGACCAATGTTGAATGCCTATGCTGCGATGCCAAACGGCCCATCGCTAATTATGCAAGCACTCGGTGGAACGGCGTTAATCTTCTTCGGACTGTCTGCATATGCAATGACTACGAAGAAAGACTTCTCGTTCATGGGCGGCTTCTTAATGACAGGCTTGATTGTCGCTGTTGTTGCGTCAATCGCGAACATCTTCTTGCAGATTCCAGCGTTGAGCTTGGCAATCTCTGCAGCAATGGTGCTGGTCATGTCTGGCCTGATCCTTTTTGACACAAGTCGTATTATCAATGGTGGCGAGACGAACTACATTCGTGCGACTGTTGCTTTATATCTCGACGTGTTTAACTTGTTTGTTCACTTGCTCCACTTGTTGGGCGTGATGAACGACGACTAA